One Benincasa hispida cultivar B227 chromosome 5, ASM972705v1, whole genome shotgun sequence genomic window carries:
- the LOC120077818 gene encoding phospholipase A-2-activating protein, which yields METGFNDYKLRCELTGHEDDVRGICVCGNEGIATSSRDKTVRFWNLDGRKYVESKILLGHTSFVGPLAWISPDEEYPEGGIVSGGMDTLVIVWDLRTGEKVQTLKGHQQQVTGITMDNGDIVSSSVDCTLRRWRNGQVMEFWGAHNAAIQSVIKLPSGELVTGSSDATLKLWRGKSCLKTFLGHTDTVRSLSVMSDLGVLSASHDGSIRLWARSGETLMEMVGHTSIVYSVGSHASGLIVSGSEDCSAKIWKDGTCVQSIEHPGCVWDAKFLENGDIVTACSDGVVRVWTADQERIAEPQELESFASRLSQYKLKRKRVGGLKLEELPGMDALQIPGTSNGQTKVIREGDNGVAYSWNLKDYKWDKIGEVVDGPDDGGRKPVLNGVEYDYVFDVDIGDGEPIRKLPYNLADDPYTTADKWLLKEDLPLVYRQQVVDFILQNSGKKNVVLDPSFRDPYTGSSAYVPGGPSNVSAESRKPIFKHIPKKGVLVFDVAQFDGILKKIVEFNNALLADSEKKNYALQELEVSRLGAIVKILKDTSHYHSTKFADADVVLLLNLLRSWPRESLFPIIDILRMIVLHPDGAILLLKFIDSDGFLLELIQKVTTAPVIAANLLTSIRLIANLFKNSGYYNWLQKHHSEILDAFSSCYSSANKAVQLSFSTLILNSAVLLIEKKDLDGQGQVLSAAFEIAEEENLEADSKFRALVAIGSLMLEGCDDIKRTALDFDVESIARKAKTSKDAKIAEVGADIELLTKER from the exons ATGGAGACGGGCTTCAATGATTACAAATTGCGGTGCGAACTCACTGGCCATGAAGACGAC GTTCGTGGAATTTGCGTGTGTGGAAATGAAGGGATTGCCACTTCGTCGAGGGACAAAACTGTGAGGTTTTGGAATTTGGATGGACGGAAGTATGTAGAATCGAAAATCCTGCTAGGGCATACGAGTTTTGTGGGTCCTTTGGCTTGGATTTCGCCGGATGAGGAGTACCCGGAGGGTGGAATTGTGTCTGGTGGAATGGATACACTCGTCATTGTTTGGGACTTGAGGACGGGTGAGAAGGTGCAGACGCTTAAGGGCCATCAGCAGCAGGTTACTGGCATTACGATGGATAATGGTGACATTGTGTCATCCTCTGTTGACTG TACTTTAAGGAGATGGAGAAATGGCCAAGTGATGGAGTTTTGGGGTGCTCATAATGCTGCAATTCAATCAGTTATAAAGCTTCCATCAGGCGAACTGGTCACAG GTTCAAGTGATGCAACTTTGAAGCTTTGGAGAGGGAAATCATGTTTAAAGACATTTTTAGGACATACAG ATACTGTTCGAAGTTTATCAGTGATGTCCGATCTGGGAGTGCTCTCCGCATCTCACGATGG TTCTATTAGGTTATGGGCTCGAAGTGGTGAAACATTGATGGAGATGGTTGGTCATACTTCCATCGTGTATTCAGTGGGTTCACATGCTTCCGGACTCATTGTTAGTGGGAGTGAAGATTGTTCAGCAAAGATATGGAAAG ATGGAACTTGTGTCCAGAGCATTGAGCATCCTGGTTGTGTTTGGGATGCCAAGTTTTTGGAAAATGGAGATATTGTCACAGCTTGTTCAGACGGAGTAGTACGTGTGTGGACTGCAGATCAGGAAAGAATTGCAGAGCCCCAAGAATTGGAGTCATTTGCTTCCAGACTGTCTCAGTATAAGTTGAAGAG GAAGAGGGTTGGAGGATTGAAACTGGAAGAATTACCTGGGATGGATGCTTTACAAATTCCAG GAACCAGCAATGGACAGACAAAAGTTATCAGAGAGGGAGATAATGGTGTTGCTTATTCATGGAATTTAAAGGATTACAAATGGGATAAG ATTGGTgaagttgttgatggacctgatGATGGCGGGAGGAAACCTGTTCTTAATGGAGTTGAATATGATTATG TATTTGATGTTGACATTGGAGATGGTGAACCTATTCGCAAACTGCCTTACAATTTAGCag ATGATCCATATACCACTGCTGATAAGTGGCTTCTCAAGGAGGATCTTCCTCTCGTCTATCGGCAACAGGTGGTCGACTTCATACTCCAAAATTCTGGAAAAAAGAATGTTGTCCTTGATCCATCCTTTCGTGATCCTTATACTGGCT CTAGTGCTTATGTGCCCGGTGGGCCTTCAAATGTTTCAG CTGAATCACGCAAACCTATTTTCAAGCATATCCCTAAG AAAGGAGTCCTTGTGTTCGATGTTGCACAGTTTGATGGGATACTAAAAAAGATTGTTGAGTTCAACAATGCATTGCTTGCTGATTCG gaaaagaagaactATGCTTTGCAAGAACTTGAGGTTTCAAGACTCGGTGCTATTGttaaaattttgaaggataCATCACATTATCATTCTACCAAATTTGCAGATGCTGATGTTgtattgttattgaatttgcTCAGATCATGGCCTCGTGAATCATTGTTTCCGA TTATTGACATACTACGGATGATTGTTCTGCACCCTGATGGAGCAATACTGCTTTTGaagtttattgattctgatg GTTTTCTTCTGGAACTGATTCAGAAGGTTACAACGGCTCCAGTGATTGCTGCAAATCTTTTGACAAGCATACGGCTCATAGCTAATCTATTCAAGAATTCAGGGTATTACAACTGGCTGCAGAAACATCATAGTGAG ATTCTTGATGCATTTTCAAGTTGTTACTCATCTGCTAATAAGGCCGTACAACTGTCTTTTTCAACACTGATTCTCAA TTCCGCTGTGTTGTTAATTGAGAAGAAGGATCTTGATGGTCAGGGTCAAGTTCTTTCAGCTGCATTTGAG ATTGCAGAAGAGGAAAATCTTGAAGCTGATTCAAAGTTCAGGGCCTTGGTTGCCATTGGATCTCTG atGCTCGAAGGGTGTGATGATATCAAAAGAACCGCACTGGACTTCGATGTAGAGAGCATTGCCCGAAAAGCAAAGACTTCTAAAGATGCCAAGATTGCTGAAGTTGGAGCTGATATTGAACTGTTGACAAAAGAAAGATGA
- the LOC120077820 gene encoding transcription termination factor MTEF1, chloroplastic, producing the protein MKNPAMAVGAAAPFTTVSSFSHFKTPTTRSRLHLPPPFINFRTPHQQNLRYLKSLHIIDSQTRFHSPDAIDQILTTVHFLKSKGFSDSDFPRLAFLCPQLFTPNFDPTDIAPVFHFLAADLSASVQESRGLILRCPRILLSDVELCLKPTHKFLKQLGIENLKSPSNLNSHLLNTRVEKLRSKIRFMQEIGFSHEEAAKICGRMPAMFGYSVEENLKPKYEYLVKEMERDLEELKGFPQYFGFSLEARIMPRHLHLKQRNLRIPLNRMLLWSDNRFYSKWK; encoded by the coding sequence ATGAAAAACCCAGCCATGGCGGTTGGAGCTGCAGCTCCATTCACCACCGTCTCTTCCTTCTCTCACTTCAAAACTCCCACTACCAGATCTCGCcttcatcttcctcctccatTCATCAACTTCCGCACCCCACATCAACAAAACCTCCGTTACCTCAAATCCCTCCACATCATCGATTCCCAAACCAGATTCCACTCACCCGACGCCATCGATCAAATCCTCACCACCGTCCATTTCCTCAAATCCAAGGGCTTCTCCGACTCTGATTTCCCCAGACTCGCCTTCCTCTGCCCTCAACTCTTCACTCCCAACTTCGATCCCACCGACATTGCACCCGTCTTCCACTTCCTCGCCGCCGATCTATCCGCTTCTGTCCAAGAATCGCGCGGACTGATCCTCCGGTGCCCTAGGATTCTGTTATCCGACGTCGAGTTGTGTCTGAAGCCGACGCATAAGTTCCTGAAGCAATTAGGGATCGAGAATCTGAAATCGCCGAGTAATTTGAATTCGCACCTGCTGAACACTAGAGTGGAGAAGCTAAGAAGCAAAATCAGATTCATGCAGGAGATCGGATTCTCGCACGAGGAGGCGGCGAAGATTTGCGGGAGAATGCCGGCAATGTTCGGTTACAGTGTGGAGGAGAATTTAAAGCCTAAGTATGAGTATTTGgtgaaggagatggagagggaTTTGGAGGAATTGAAGGGGTTTCCTCAGTATTTTGGGTTCAGCTTGGAAGCACGAATTATGCCTCGTCATTTGCATTTGAAACAAAGGAATCTCCGAATTCCTCTTAATAGAATGCTGTTGTGGAGTGATAACAGGTTTTACTCTAAAtggaaataa